A window of the Desulfovibrio sp. genome harbors these coding sequences:
- a CDS encoding glutathionylspermidine synthase family protein: MRRIRVDPRPGWQGIVESQGFIFHSLDDVPYWDESAYYLFTANEVDVIELAANELHERCLDAAQHIISEGRYTDLGIPGFAVPLIEQAWEEEPPSIYGRFDFAYDGVSPPKLLEYNADTPTSLLEASVIQWFWLQDVFPKRDQFNSIHEKLLARWAEVKPGLKGEILHFASTRDIEDIITANYLRDTAESANIATDFLHVDEIGWDALALRYVDTKNRPIQSIFKLYPWEWLTREDFSQYLSFTSPHMRWLEPIWKMLLSNKAILPILWELFPDHPNLLPAYLDGPNGLSDYVVKPKLAREGANLTVVKDGRIVEKTAGAYDENDVVWQGLCELPDFDGARPVIGAWVIGGWAAGMGIREATQCVTTNLSRFVPHAFEPA; the protein is encoded by the coding sequence ATGAGACGCATTCGTGTAGACCCCCGCCCCGGCTGGCAAGGCATTGTCGAAAGCCAGGGATTCATCTTTCACAGCCTGGACGACGTCCCCTATTGGGACGAATCGGCCTACTACCTATTCACTGCCAATGAGGTGGACGTCATCGAGCTTGCCGCCAACGAACTCCATGAGCGCTGCCTCGATGCCGCCCAGCACATCATAAGCGAAGGCCGCTACACGGATCTGGGTATTCCGGGCTTTGCCGTCCCGCTCATCGAGCAGGCATGGGAGGAAGAACCTCCCTCGATCTACGGCCGCTTCGACTTCGCGTACGACGGCGTCTCCCCTCCGAAGCTTCTCGAATACAACGCGGACACGCCGACCAGCCTGCTCGAAGCCTCGGTTATTCAATGGTTCTGGCTGCAGGATGTTTTCCCGAAACGCGACCAGTTCAACTCCATTCACGAAAAACTCCTGGCCAGATGGGCTGAAGTCAAACCCGGACTGAAAGGAGAAATCCTCCATTTCGCCTCAACCCGCGACATCGAAGACATCATCACCGCCAACTACCTGCGCGACACCGCCGAATCCGCAAACATCGCCACGGACTTTCTCCATGTCGACGAGATCGGCTGGGACGCCCTGGCTTTGCGCTATGTGGACACCAAGAACCGCCCGATCCAGAGCATTTTCAAGCTCTATCCCTGGGAATGGCTCACGCGGGAGGACTTCAGCCAATACTTGTCGTTCACATCGCCACACATGCGCTGGTTAGAGCCGATCTGGAAGATGCTCCTCTCCAACAAGGCCATCCTGCCAATCCTGTGGGAGCTTTTCCCGGACCACCCCAACCTTCTGCCCGCCTATCTCGACGGGCCGAACGGGCTCTCGGATTACGTAGTGAAACCAAAGCTGGCACGCGAAGGGGCGAACCTGACCGTGGTGAAGGACGGCAGGATCGTGGAAAAAACGGCCGGGGCCTACGACGAGAACGATGTGGTGTGGCAGGGATTGTGCGAGTTGCCGGACTTTGACGGCGCAAGGCCTGTGATAGGAGCCTGGGTAATCGGCGGTTGGGCTGCGGGCATGGGCATTCGCGAAGCCACGCAATGCGTGACAACGAATCTCAGCCGGTTCGTGCCCCACGCCTTCGAGCCTGCATGA
- a CDS encoding N-acetyltransferase — translation MIIRQATSQDRPGIETILQDAYVAYVPRIGRKPGPMLDDYGELIAAGETFVVEDGGHVLGVLVLKDEPDALLLDNVAVHPEAQGRGLGRGLISFAQEEARRRGHPAIRLYTNEAMTENVAFYERLGFVETHRCEDKGFRRVFMTKKL, via the coding sequence ATGATAATCCGGCAAGCCACATCACAAGACAGGCCCGGCATCGAAACAATCCTGCAGGACGCCTACGTGGCCTATGTCCCGCGTATTGGGAGAAAGCCAGGACCCATGCTGGACGACTATGGCGAGCTCATAGCGGCCGGAGAGACGTTCGTGGTTGAGGATGGCGGCCATGTGCTCGGGGTTCTCGTTCTGAAAGACGAGCCTGACGCCCTGCTCCTGGACAACGTGGCGGTGCATCCCGAAGCTCAGGGGCGCGGCCTGGGGAGAGGCCTCATATCGTTTGCGCAAGAAGAGGCCCGCCGCCGGGGCCACCCGGCAATCCGGCTGTACACCAACGAGGCCATGACCGAGAATGTGGCATTCTATGAGCGCCTTGGCTTTGTGGAAACGCACCGATGCGAAGACAAGGGCTTCCGACGCGTGTTCATGACGAAGAAACTCTAG
- a CDS encoding phosphatase PAP2 family protein, producing MRSMAGFLALLVVLVFPHTCFGQTLGPDAYFSSTSAAQQALLLLPPPPAPGTAAQAANILLLNTVMATASPAMVANAQADVVPSVFDFSNVLGAGFNAQNLPLTNAFFNKVTINTQNTNIALDRTYNSQGPVTAASYPSAHTVLGYIDGVLLGEMLPEKKDQLLTYGVQFGLNRLILGQHWPTDVGAGQMEATFLLPILSASPQFQSDFNLAKAELRAQQGLK from the coding sequence TTGCGTTCGATGGCTGGCTTTTTGGCTTTGCTGGTTGTTCTGGTTTTTCCCCACACCTGCTTTGGACAAACGTTAGGCCCCGACGCCTATTTTTCAAGCACCTCGGCCGCGCAGCAAGCCCTGTTGCTCCTGCCGCCCCCGCCTGCGCCCGGCACTGCCGCTCAGGCCGCGAACATTCTCCTCCTGAACACCGTGATGGCCACCGCTTCCCCAGCAATGGTGGCCAATGCCCAAGCTGACGTTGTCCCCTCGGTCTTCGACTTCTCCAATGTGCTGGGCGCGGGTTTCAACGCCCAGAACCTGCCGCTGACCAACGCTTTCTTCAACAAGGTCACCATTAACACGCAAAACACGAACATTGCCCTTGATCGCACGTACAACAGCCAGGGGCCTGTAACGGCGGCTTCCTACCCCAGCGCGCACACGGTGCTTGGATATATAGACGGCGTGCTGCTTGGGGAAATGCTTCCGGAAAAAAAGGACCAGCTTCTCACCTACGGCGTCCAATTCGGGCTCAATCGCCTGATCCTGGGCCAGCATTGGCCCACGGACGTTGGCGCCGGCCAGATGGAAGCCACCTTCCTCTTGCCGATTCTGTCCGCCAGCCCGCAATTCCAGAGCGATTTCAACCTGGCCAAGGCGGAATTGCGCGCCCAGCAGGGGCTGAAGTAA
- a CDS encoding hemerythrin family protein yields MINAPETWDSSLEVGHEDIDAQHRALFGMIVELDERLSNDESGQGVQDALQGMMAYAHTHFEMEEALMAKAGWPGLTRHKGMHAEFMLKTVFFTSEYPEDSEWTALDMLRFLLTWLVDHIKVQDRSFFEWQKKQ; encoded by the coding sequence ATGATCAATGCTCCTGAAACCTGGGATTCGTCGCTGGAAGTAGGGCACGAGGACATTGACGCGCAACACCGGGCCCTGTTCGGCATGATTGTGGAGCTTGACGAACGCCTGTCCAACGATGAATCCGGCCAGGGGGTGCAGGACGCTCTCCAAGGCATGATGGCCTATGCCCATACGCATTTTGAAATGGAGGAAGCGTTGATGGCCAAGGCCGGGTGGCCGGGGTTGACCCGCCACAAGGGAATGCACGCGGAATTCATGCTGAAGACGGTTTTTTTTACCAGCGAGTACCCTGAGGACAGCGAATGGACCGCCTTGGATATGCTGCGATTCCTGCTTACATGGCTTGTGGACCACATCAAGGTGCAAGACAGAAGCTTCTTCGAGTGGCAGAAAAAACAGTAA
- the ilvC gene encoding ketol-acid reductoisomerase produces MKVFYDQDADLSLLKNKTVAIVGYGSQGHAHAQNLRDSGVKVVIGQREGGPNWKLAKEHGFEPMDAAKAAAAADVIMILVQDQYQADLYNECIKPNLKAGKVLAFGHGFNIHFNQIVAPSDVDVIMVAPKGPGHMVRRVYTEGSGVPCIVAVHQDASGKALQIALAYAKGVGGTRSGVLQTTFKEETETDLFGEQAVLCGGVSELIKAGFETLVNAGYQPEIAYFECLHELKLIVDLIYEGGLAKMRYSISDTAEYGDYTRGPRIITDETRKEMAKILKEIQQGEFAKEFILENRAGGRAHFLAMRRTNADHQVEEVGSKLRGMMSWLKK; encoded by the coding sequence ATGAAAGTTTTCTACGATCAGGATGCCGATCTTTCTCTTCTGAAAAATAAAACCGTGGCCATCGTCGGTTACGGTTCCCAGGGCCATGCCCACGCCCAGAACCTCCGTGATTCCGGAGTGAAAGTGGTCATCGGGCAGCGCGAAGGCGGCCCCAACTGGAAGCTGGCCAAGGAACACGGCTTCGAGCCCATGGACGCTGCCAAGGCCGCTGCCGCCGCCGACGTGATCATGATTCTGGTGCAGGACCAGTACCAGGCCGATCTCTACAACGAGTGCATCAAGCCCAACCTGAAGGCCGGGAAGGTGCTGGCTTTCGGACATGGTTTCAACATCCATTTCAACCAGATCGTCGCTCCCTCCGATGTGGACGTCATCATGGTCGCTCCCAAGGGCCCCGGCCACATGGTGCGCCGCGTCTACACCGAAGGCTCCGGCGTGCCCTGCATCGTGGCCGTGCACCAGGACGCCTCGGGCAAGGCCCTGCAGATCGCCCTGGCCTATGCCAAGGGCGTCGGCGGCACCCGCTCCGGCGTGCTCCAGACCACCTTCAAGGAAGAGACCGAGACCGACCTCTTCGGCGAGCAGGCCGTACTGTGCGGCGGCGTGTCCGAACTCATCAAGGCCGGTTTCGAAACCCTGGTGAACGCCGGATACCAGCCCGAGATCGCCTATTTCGAGTGCCTGCACGAACTCAAGCTCATCGTGGACCTGATCTACGAGGGCGGCCTGGCCAAGATGCGCTATTCCATCTCCGACACCGCCGAGTACGGCGACTACACCCGCGGCCCTCGCATCATCACCGATGAGACCCGCAAGGAGATGGCCAAGATTCTGAAGGAAATCCAGCAGGGTGAATTCGCCAAGGAATTCATTTTGGAAAACCGCGCCGGCGGCCGCGCCCACTTCCTGGCCATGCGCCGCACCAACGCCGACCACCAGGTGGAAGAGGTTGGTTCCAAGCTTCGCGGCATGATGAGCTGGCTGAAAAAATAA
- the ilvN gene encoding acetolactate synthase small subunit, with protein sequence MRHILSILVENEPGVLSRVSGLFSGRGFNIETLNVAPTLEEGVSIMTITTIGDETIIEQIIKQLRKLVTVIKVVDLTEVKNVEREMMLLKVAAEEGKRAEILRIVDVFRCKVVDVGLDEFTLEITGTQDKITALINLMQRFGIKEVARTGAVAMRRSMQ encoded by the coding sequence GTGCGCCACATTCTTTCCATTCTCGTTGAAAACGAACCCGGCGTTCTCTCCCGGGTGTCCGGGCTTTTTTCCGGCAGGGGCTTCAACATCGAAACCCTGAACGTGGCTCCTACCCTTGAAGAGGGTGTGTCCATCATGACCATCACCACCATCGGCGACGAGACGATCATCGAGCAGATAATAAAGCAGCTGCGCAAGCTGGTCACGGTGATCAAGGTGGTGGACCTGACCGAGGTGAAGAACGTCGAGCGGGAGATGATGCTCCTCAAGGTTGCTGCCGAAGAAGGCAAGCGGGCCGAGATCCTGCGTATCGTGGACGTGTTCCGCTGCAAGGTGGTGGATGTGGGCCTTGACGAGTTCACCCTGGAGATCACCGGCACCCAGGACAAGATCACGGCGCTCATCAACCTCATGCAGCGCTTCGGCATCAAGGAAGTGGCCCGCACCGGAGCGGTGGCCATGCGCAGGAGCATGCAGTAG
- the ilvB gene encoding biosynthetic-type acetolactate synthase large subunit codes for MELTGAQILLESLGREGVDVIFGFPGGAVIDIYHQIPNYPNLKHVLVRHEQGAIHMADGYARATGKVGVCLVTSGPGATNTVTGIATAYMDSIPVVIITGQVPTPLIGNDAFQEVDIVGITRPCTKHNFLVKDITKLAKTIKEAFFLAQSGRPGPVLIDLPKDVQQQLCAFNYPKKVALRGYNPHYDPNVKQVRKVAELLCKAKHPVIYAGGGVISSSASKELTKLAQAYGLPVTATLMALGCFPGDDPRWLGMLGMHGTYAANHGMSNADLILAVGARFDDRVTGKLSEFATKATMVHIDIDPTSIQKNVHVDVPIVADCRLFMEALNKEMADLAGQKDVFVPKDKWLAQLSEWKAKHPVKYKPATKGGFIKPQSVVEMLYKITKGDCIISTEVGQNQMWAAQFFNYKKPRTLLTSGGLGTMGFGFPAAIGAQAAYPDKLVIDVAGDGSIQMCIQELATAVCYNLPVKIVILNNGYLGMVRQWQELFYEKNYCSTCLDIAPDFVKLAEAYGAAGFRVTQAKELEATLKQAFSTPKPCIVDVIVDPEENVYPMVPAGKSITEMILV; via the coding sequence ATGGAACTGACCGGGGCCCAAATTCTCCTCGAGTCCCTGGGGCGCGAGGGAGTTGACGTTATCTTCGGCTTCCCAGGCGGGGCGGTGATAGATATCTATCACCAGATCCCCAATTATCCCAACCTCAAGCACGTTCTGGTACGCCACGAGCAAGGCGCCATTCACATGGCGGACGGCTATGCGCGGGCCACGGGCAAGGTGGGGGTATGTCTGGTAACGTCGGGCCCCGGCGCCACCAACACTGTTACAGGGATCGCCACGGCCTACATGGACTCCATTCCGGTGGTGATCATCACCGGGCAGGTGCCCACTCCGCTCATAGGCAACGACGCCTTCCAGGAAGTGGACATCGTGGGCATCACGCGGCCCTGCACCAAGCACAACTTCCTGGTCAAAGACATCACCAAGCTGGCCAAGACCATCAAGGAAGCCTTCTTCCTTGCCCAGTCCGGCAGGCCCGGGCCGGTTCTCATCGACCTGCCCAAGGACGTGCAGCAGCAGCTGTGCGCGTTCAATTATCCCAAAAAGGTGGCGCTTAGAGGCTACAACCCGCACTACGACCCCAACGTCAAGCAGGTGCGCAAGGTGGCCGAGCTTCTGTGCAAGGCCAAGCATCCCGTCATTTACGCCGGGGGCGGCGTCATCAGTTCAAGCGCCTCCAAGGAGCTCACCAAGCTGGCCCAGGCCTACGGTTTGCCGGTCACGGCCACGCTCATGGCCCTGGGCTGCTTCCCGGGAGACGATCCCCGCTGGCTCGGTATGCTCGGCATGCACGGCACCTATGCGGCCAACCACGGCATGTCCAACGCGGACCTCATCCTGGCCGTGGGCGCGCGCTTCGACGACCGGGTAACCGGCAAGCTGTCGGAGTTCGCCACCAAGGCCACCATGGTCCACATCGACATCGACCCCACCTCCATCCAGAAGAACGTGCACGTGGACGTGCCTATAGTGGCCGACTGCCGCCTCTTCATGGAGGCCCTCAACAAGGAGATGGCCGATCTGGCCGGGCAGAAGGACGTGTTCGTTCCCAAGGACAAGTGGCTGGCCCAACTGAGCGAGTGGAAGGCCAAGCATCCGGTGAAGTACAAACCGGCCACCAAGGGCGGATTCATAAAGCCCCAGTCCGTTGTTGAGATGCTCTACAAGATCACCAAGGGCGACTGCATCATTTCCACCGAAGTGGGGCAGAACCAGATGTGGGCGGCCCAATTCTTCAACTACAAGAAACCGCGCACGCTTCTTACCTCCGGGGGCCTCGGCACCATGGGGTTTGGTTTCCCCGCAGCCATCGGGGCCCAGGCCGCCTACCCGGACAAGCTGGTCATCGACGTGGCCGGCGACGGCTCCATCCAGATGTGCATCCAGGAGCTGGCCACGGCCGTGTGCTACAACCTGCCGGTGAAGATCGTCATTTTGAACAACGGCTACCTGGGCATGGTGCGTCAGTGGCAGGAGCTCTTCTACGAGAAGAACTACTGCAGCACCTGCTTAGATATCGCCCCGGACTTCGTGAAACTGGCCGAAGCCTATGGCGCGGCCGGCTTCAGGGTCACCCAGGCCAAGGAACTGGAAGCCACCCTCAAGCAGGCTTTCTCCACACCCAAGCCATGCATCGTGGACGTGATCGTAGACCCGGAAGAGAACGTGTACCCCATGGTTCCCGCCGGAAAATCCATCACCGAAATGATCCTGGTCTAA
- a CDS encoding DUF465 domain-containing protein, with protein MDSRDIELIQKLSDSDQELRALYDEHVAFGKLIEKLESKPYLNATEDLEIKELKKKKLAGKTRINVILDSYRKAEAK; from the coding sequence ATGGACAGTCGCGATATTGAGCTCATTCAAAAGCTCAGCGATTCGGACCAGGAACTCAGAGCACTCTACGACGAGCACGTAGCCTTCGGGAAACTGATCGAGAAGCTTGAAAGCAAGCCCTACTTGAACGCCACCGAAGATCTTGAGATCAAGGAGCTCAAAAAGAAGAAGCTGGCCGGCAAGACCCGTATAAACGTCATTTTGGATTCATACCGCAAGGCGGAGGCGAAATAG
- a CDS encoding DUF167 domain-containing protein, whose protein sequence is MVDRPPYAGEAKGGGLRVLVWVQPGAKQDAAVGVVDGRLKVKLKAQAQENKANEALVVFLAKCLGLPRSSLELTSGQTSRKKTIRVKEGFEPDWRALDKANHEGN, encoded by the coding sequence ATGGTGGACCGGCCGCCCTATGCCGGGGAAGCCAAGGGCGGCGGGCTCAGGGTGCTGGTGTGGGTGCAGCCAGGGGCCAAACAGGACGCCGCTGTCGGAGTGGTGGACGGGCGCCTCAAGGTGAAGCTCAAGGCCCAGGCCCAGGAGAACAAGGCCAACGAGGCGCTGGTTGTGTTTCTGGCCAAGTGTCTTGGTCTGCCGAGAAGCTCGCTTGAGCTCACCTCCGGGCAGACCAGCAGGAAAAAGACGATACGCGTCAAAGAAGGCTTCGAGCCCGATTGGCGCGCACTGGATAAGGCCAATCACGAAGGGAATTAA
- a CDS encoding DivIVA domain-containing protein — protein MTISKIDLLGKKFNRCMRGYSPEEVDLVMHEAAEALGEVADENRRLTERLAELERAQGGRYQDPALAQPPSDLRGALATGRKIVEEIHENARRDSQRIIEEARAEGSRIVADANLVKARIFEEIADLRAQKEAFDQEMRKLLEDHFRLLEASEAPSGAGTLGGEFTFAEGQE, from the coding sequence GTGACGATCTCCAAGATCGACCTCTTGGGAAAGAAATTCAACCGTTGCATGCGCGGGTACTCCCCTGAAGAGGTGGACCTGGTCATGCACGAAGCCGCGGAAGCGCTCGGCGAAGTGGCCGACGAGAACCGCAGGCTTACGGAGCGTCTGGCCGAGTTGGAGCGTGCCCAAGGCGGCCGCTATCAGGACCCAGCCCTCGCGCAACCTCCCTCCGACCTTCGCGGTGCTCTTGCCACGGGACGAAAGATCGTTGAGGAAATTCATGAAAACGCCCGGCGCGACTCCCAGCGCATCATAGAGGAGGCCCGGGCCGAAGGGAGCCGCATTGTTGCGGACGCCAATCTGGTGAAGGCCCGCATTTTCGAGGAGATCGCGGATCTTCGGGCCCAGAAAGAAGCCTTTGATCAGGAAATGCGCAAACTCCTCGAAGACCATTTCAGGCTGCTGGAGGCCTCCGAAGCCCCCTCCGGAGCCGGCACGCTCGGCGGAGAATTTACCTTCGCCGAAGGCCAGGAATAG
- a CDS encoding YggT family protein has translation MPFVGPLLKTIALILDFVFGTYKWIIIIAAVVSWIRPDPYHPVVRFLYSATEPVLYRVRRMLPFVMVGGMDLSPIVVILALQFIGQVFIVESIAQLAFMMR, from the coding sequence ATGCCTTTTGTGGGACCTCTTTTAAAGACCATTGCTCTCATTCTTGATTTCGTTTTCGGCACCTATAAGTGGATCATCATCATAGCGGCGGTGGTCTCCTGGATTCGGCCCGATCCCTACCATCCCGTTGTCCGCTTTCTCTATTCCGCGACGGAACCCGTGCTCTACAGGGTGCGCCGCATGTTGCCGTTCGTCATGGTGGGGGGGATGGATCTCTCGCCTATTGTGGTTATTTTGGCGTTGCAGTTCATCGGCCAGGTGTTCATCGTCGAATCGATCGCTCAACTGGCCTTCATGATGCGCTAA
- a CDS encoding HAD family hydrolase, with translation MPECNDTSPAAFLDGVKGVIFDCDGVLVDSKVANRMYYNTVRKKLGLLPMTPEEEEFVHAHAVTVSIAHIIPVERLAEAEEARREIDYEQDIMPFTFLEDGLVDLLSTMRDQGYLLAVNTNRTDSMEMLLETFDLTEYFSPVVTAAKVSHPKPNPEGVHQILRHWSLTRQQVAYIGDSSVDELTARAAGVPFWAYKNPKLSAALHVGSFERLRRCFLQGAT, from the coding sequence ATGCCCGAGTGTAATGACACATCACCCGCCGCCTTCCTGGACGGCGTTAAAGGCGTGATATTCGACTGCGATGGCGTGCTGGTGGACTCCAAGGTCGCCAACCGCATGTACTACAACACGGTGCGCAAAAAGCTCGGCCTTCTCCCCATGACTCCTGAGGAGGAAGAATTCGTCCACGCCCACGCGGTAACGGTGTCCATTGCCCATATCATTCCGGTGGAGCGCCTGGCCGAGGCCGAAGAGGCCCGCCGGGAGATCGACTACGAGCAGGACATCATGCCGTTCACTTTCCTGGAGGACGGTTTGGTGGACCTTCTTTCCACCATGCGAGACCAGGGATACCTTCTGGCGGTGAACACCAACCGGACGGATTCCATGGAGATGCTCCTGGAAACCTTCGACCTGACGGAATATTTTTCACCGGTGGTCACCGCCGCCAAAGTGAGCCACCCCAAGCCCAATCCCGAGGGGGTCCACCAGATTCTCAGGCACTGGAGCCTCACCAGGCAGCAGGTGGCCTACATTGGCGATTCCAGTGTGGACGAACTCACCGCCAGGGCCGCTGGCGTGCCGTTCTGGGCTTACAAAAATCCGAAGCTTTCCGCCGCGCTGCATGTGGGGAGTTTCGAACGCCTGCGCAGGTGTTTCCTCCAGGGGGCGACTTAG
- the tatA gene encoding twin-arginine translocase TatA/TatE family subunit, producing the protein MFGLGFWELSLILLIVLLLFGGSKLPDLGRGLGKAIRDFRRATSETDKIEETKDKKDTH; encoded by the coding sequence ATGTTCGGCTTAGGTTTTTGGGAGTTATCGCTCATTTTGCTTATCGTTCTGCTTCTTTTCGGGGGAAGCAAACTTCCCGATCTTGGACGCGGTCTGGGCAAGGCCATCAGGGATTTCCGCCGGGCCACTTCCGAAACGGACAAAATCGAAGAGACCAAGGACAAGAAGGACACCCACTAG
- a CDS encoding CDP-alcohol phosphatidyltransferase family protein, with protein MVSGSSNWTIPNALTMARILFTPLFVGFFLDGSHRAALFMFFLAGATDALDGFLARVLNQRSPLGAVLDPVADKILLDSAYVCLAHAGWIPTWLAVAVVSRDVLILGGVALLTFWGQDMRASIKPSLTSKATTVFQMALALAAFWRGMAGLEGALGLAVDWLAWATAALTFVSGSLYVVSGLTMFKGASDQD; from the coding sequence ATGGTTTCCGGCTCAAGCAACTGGACCATCCCCAATGCCCTTACCATGGCGCGGATTCTCTTTACGCCCCTGTTCGTGGGCTTTTTTCTGGATGGAAGCCACAGGGCTGCGCTGTTCATGTTCTTTTTGGCCGGAGCAACGGACGCGTTGGACGGATTCCTGGCCCGAGTGCTCAACCAGCGATCCCCGCTCGGAGCCGTGCTCGACCCCGTGGCGGACAAAATCCTTCTGGACTCGGCCTATGTCTGTCTGGCCCATGCCGGCTGGATCCCAACCTGGCTGGCGGTGGCCGTGGTCAGCCGGGACGTCTTGATTCTTGGAGGGGTGGCGCTTCTGACCTTCTGGGGTCAGGACATGAGGGCGAGTATCAAGCCGAGCCTTACCAGCAAGGCCACGACGGTTTTTCAGATGGCTCTTGCCCTGGCGGCCTTTTGGCGGGGCATGGCCGGTTTGGAAGGTGCTTTGGGGCTCGCAGTGGATTGGCTGGCCTGGGCAACGGCGGCCCTGACGTTCGTTTCGGGATCTCTCTACGTGGTTTCCGGACTGACGATGTTCAAAGGGGCCTCTGACCAGGACTAG
- a CDS encoding N-acetylmuramoyl-L-alanine amidase, giving the protein MVAHAVNSAKGVGMSRISRRSAISIVTTACLGLSVQCFASKDTGQELASKGHELLLSGKPSEALAMLKEAARLDPANPWVFNLLGRVYFMSDQNSLAAESFRMALRADPGDGYARMMLDVLSQKPLGPAHTPEKPAKHRKPSQIEEDARKELEAYAASGKPSGARLILIDPGHGGADKGVAGSTGLAEKTIAFELAIKVASAVEAQQAGVRVLLTRNADHDQPLWSRSALAGLLGADLFVSLHCAASLPGYSGIEIYSYSPTPSDPQAAAVADLENGVIRFERIQAPMVQVPVAMDFVSSWYTRRLSVMGREAAQRIATGLRAGKPLDTVTVRAAPLKVLANAGRPSVLLQTGFLSNQPDETALKNPEFLEKLADELARALTRSLG; this is encoded by the coding sequence ATGGTTGCACACGCCGTGAACAGTGCCAAGGGCGTTGGTATGTCCCGCATTTCCAGGCGCAGCGCCATCTCAATAGTGACAACCGCCTGCTTGGGCCTTTCCGTGCAGTGCTTTGCCAGCAAGGACACAGGCCAGGAGCTCGCCTCCAAGGGGCACGAACTGCTCCTTTCCGGGAAGCCGTCCGAGGCGCTCGCCATGCTCAAGGAGGCGGCCAGGTTAGATCCCGCCAACCCCTGGGTGTTCAACCTGCTTGGGCGGGTTTATTTCATGTCCGACCAGAACTCCCTGGCTGCCGAGAGCTTCCGAATGGCTCTTCGGGCTGACCCAGGCGACGGCTATGCCCGCATGATGCTCGACGTGCTGTCCCAGAAACCCCTGGGGCCTGCCCACACCCCAGAAAAGCCCGCCAAGCACAGGAAGCCTTCCCAGATTGAGGAGGACGCCCGCAAGGAACTCGAAGCGTACGCCGCCAGCGGCAAGCCTTCCGGGGCGCGGCTCATCCTCATCGATCCCGGCCATGGCGGGGCTGACAAGGGTGTGGCGGGTTCAACGGGACTGGCGGAAAAGACAATTGCCTTCGAGTTGGCAATAAAGGTCGCTTCGGCAGTGGAAGCCCAACAGGCGGGCGTGCGGGTTCTCCTGACCAGGAACGCGGACCACGACCAGCCGCTGTGGAGCAGATCCGCTCTGGCCGGGCTTCTGGGGGCCGATCTTTTCGTTTCCCTGCATTGCGCGGCTTCCCTGCCGGGGTATTCCGGCATCGAAATCTACTCCTATTCCCCAACTCCTTCGGATCCTCAGGCAGCGGCAGTGGCCGACCTGGAAAACGGGGTCATCCGCTTCGAGCGGATCCAGGCCCCGATGGTCCAGGTTCCGGTTGCCATGGATTTTGTGTCGTCCTGGTACACGAGGCGGCTGTCGGTGATGGGCAGGGAAGCGGCCCAGCGGATCGCAACCGGGCTTAGGGCCGGGAAACCGCTGGATACGGTCACTGTGCGTGCCGCGCCCCTCAAGGTGCTGGCCAATGCCGGGCGGCCGTCCGTTTTGCTGCAAACGGGCTTTCTCTCCAACCAGCCGGACGAAACTGCCCTCAAAAACCCGGAATTCCTGGAGAAGCTTGCCGATGAGCTTGCCAGGGCCTTGACTCGAAGCCTTGGATAG